One region of Dissulfurirhabdus thermomarina genomic DNA includes:
- the hisS gene encoding histidine--tRNA ligase encodes MAITAVRGFKDLLPGETEHWQRLEAAARRVFRSFGFREIRLPVLEKTELFARSIGAHTDIVEKEMYTFTDRSGDSLTLRPEATAGILRAVVEHKLHGSGATLKFFTIGPMFRHERPQKGRLRQFHQMNVEMVGAAEPLADVEVMAAAWEVLAAAGVAAADVQLQVNSLGCPACRPRHREDLLLYLQGVEDRLCDDCRRRARENPLRVFDCKQEGCRAAMQRAPLIKHSLCPACADHQGRVHDALEAMGIPYVANPYLVRGLDYYMRTTFEIVSPRLGAQSAVAAGGRYDGLVAALGGPDLPGVGMAVGMERLLLLLDAGPEGPACDVFVAALGEEARLASLPWMQAWRRAALRVETAYGDLSLKAQLRHAHRAGARLALIVGERELEEGRLILRDMASGDQREIPLPEVEAAVAAAAR; translated from the coding sequence GTGGCGATCACCGCCGTTCGAGGGTTCAAGGATCTCCTGCCGGGCGAGACGGAACACTGGCAGCGGCTGGAGGCGGCCGCCCGCCGGGTGTTCCGGAGCTTCGGTTTCCGCGAGATCCGGCTGCCCGTCCTGGAGAAGACCGAGCTCTTCGCCCGGAGCATCGGGGCGCACACGGACATCGTGGAGAAGGAGATGTACACCTTCACCGACCGCAGCGGCGACTCCCTCACGCTCCGGCCGGAGGCCACGGCGGGCATCCTCAGGGCCGTGGTGGAGCACAAGCTCCACGGATCCGGGGCCACGTTGAAGTTCTTCACCATCGGCCCCATGTTCCGGCACGAACGGCCGCAGAAGGGGCGGCTCCGGCAGTTCCACCAGATGAACGTGGAGATGGTGGGGGCCGCCGAGCCCCTGGCCGACGTGGAGGTGATGGCGGCGGCCTGGGAGGTGCTGGCCGCGGCCGGGGTGGCGGCGGCGGACGTCCAGCTCCAGGTGAACTCCCTGGGCTGTCCGGCCTGCCGGCCGCGGCACCGGGAAGACCTCCTTCTCTACCTCCAGGGCGTCGAGGACCGGCTCTGCGACGACTGCCGGCGCCGTGCCCGGGAAAACCCCCTCCGGGTCTTCGACTGCAAGCAGGAAGGGTGCCGCGCCGCCATGCAGCGGGCGCCCCTCATCAAGCACTCGCTCTGCCCGGCCTGCGCCGACCACCAGGGGCGGGTGCACGACGCCCTGGAGGCCATGGGGATCCCCTACGTGGCGAATCCCTACCTGGTTCGGGGGCTGGACTACTACATGCGGACCACCTTCGAGATCGTCTCGCCGCGGCTGGGGGCCCAGAGCGCCGTGGCGGCGGGCGGGCGCTATGACGGCCTCGTGGCCGCGCTCGGGGGGCCGGACCTGCCGGGGGTGGGCATGGCCGTGGGGATGGAACGGCTCCTCCTGCTCTTGGACGCCGGGCCGGAGGGGCCCGCGTGCGACGTCTTCGTGGCGGCCCTGGGGGAGGAGGCCCGCCTGGCCAGCCTTCCCTGGATGCAGGCCTGGCGGCGGGCGGCGCTTCGCGTGGAGACGGCCTACGGAGACCTGAGCCTCAAGGCCCAGCTTCGCCACGCCCACCGGGCCGGCGCCCGCCTGGCCCTCATCGTCGGCGAGCGCGAGCTGGAAGAAGGGCGTCTGATCCTTCGCGACATGGCCTCCGGCGACCAGCGGGAGATCCCCTTGCCAGAGGTGGAGGCCGCCGTCGCGGCGGCGGCGAGGTGA
- a CDS encoding FapA family protein, producing MTTDDIFQKPATEAPKRTPEEVAAWILDTQEVVRFGSDVVRAAMDLPPWREADPKTLVRALDIVCENFHIELPAEVKDSLQRAPYEKVSFFASARGEDLLPRMVDINPAPEVRTFIVKGEEPRDGEDGFVQLLYDFRVRPGRPLPDGSIDFRDINKFPQAQEGEFLVRVYEPTEGKPGTDVYGLPIPARPGTPCDLKVGDGIHVEREFDADLERPFRLLSAAKSGIIVAEFSGEKRDAASLKALSLQNQIVVKDVDFSTGNLGDRLDEIRCLADVVVEGDIRGSFVVLVEGALEVKGAIEGENVEASGPITASFIRSSARSGATIQTGAAVNARLLAEEAVVVGREVAGCRVVAPRFETSPQGVAEVLCGHVHVVARKVRMEKAAIRNEVVLDLGTELFARLDDLAEREADIRLRKEAESRNLKDRVKVLANKLKFAQVALDPEDQPALQQLRGMLVAVLRGQMALDDARRGLEAWVQEAVPSLYRMGKWVRQILAILGNMVQLEAQRAEIAGMREAVVEELRGLSVDVEGTVWSGGRVVIRCGTLEEVVQPPPEVAKEKVEIHLVYDPDVKRLVEAF from the coding sequence ATGACGACCGACGACATCTTCCAGAAACCGGCCACGGAAGCCCCGAAACGGACCCCGGAGGAGGTGGCCGCATGGATCCTCGACACCCAGGAGGTCGTCCGCTTCGGCTCCGACGTGGTCCGGGCGGCCATGGACCTTCCACCCTGGCGCGAGGCCGACCCGAAGACCCTGGTCCGTGCCCTCGACATCGTCTGCGAGAACTTCCACATCGAGCTCCCCGCCGAGGTGAAGGATTCCCTCCAACGGGCCCCGTACGAGAAGGTGAGTTTCTTCGCTTCCGCCAGGGGCGAGGACCTCCTCCCAAGGATGGTGGACATCAATCCCGCGCCCGAGGTCCGGACCTTCATCGTCAAGGGAGAGGAACCCCGGGACGGGGAGGACGGGTTCGTCCAGCTCCTCTACGACTTCCGCGTGCGGCCGGGCCGGCCGCTGCCCGACGGTTCCATCGACTTCCGGGACATCAACAAGTTTCCCCAGGCCCAGGAAGGCGAGTTCCTCGTCCGGGTCTACGAGCCCACCGAGGGAAAGCCCGGGACCGACGTCTACGGGCTCCCCATCCCCGCGCGGCCCGGAACTCCATGCGACCTCAAGGTCGGCGACGGCATCCACGTGGAGCGCGAGTTCGATGCCGATCTGGAACGGCCCTTCCGGCTGCTTTCCGCTGCCAAGTCCGGGATCATCGTGGCGGAATTTTCCGGGGAGAAGCGGGACGCCGCCTCCCTGAAGGCCCTCTCCCTCCAGAACCAGATCGTGGTGAAGGACGTGGACTTCAGCACCGGCAACCTCGGGGACCGCCTCGACGAGATCCGGTGCCTGGCCGACGTGGTGGTGGAGGGCGACATCCGGGGCAGCTTCGTGGTGCTGGTGGAGGGGGCCTTGGAGGTCAAGGGCGCCATCGAGGGCGAGAACGTGGAGGCCTCCGGGCCCATCACCGCCTCCTTCATCCGGAGCTCGGCCCGGTCGGGTGCCACCATCCAGACCGGGGCGGCCGTGAATGCGAGGCTCCTGGCGGAGGAGGCCGTGGTCGTCGGGCGGGAGGTGGCCGGGTGCCGGGTGGTGGCGCCCCGGTTCGAGACCTCCCCCCAGGGCGTGGCCGAGGTCTTGTGCGGCCACGTCCACGTGGTGGCTCGGAAGGTCCGGATGGAGAAGGCGGCCATCCGGAACGAGGTGGTCCTGGACCTCGGGACGGAGCTCTTCGCGCGGCTCGACGACCTCGCCGAGCGGGAGGCCGACATCCGGCTCCGCAAGGAGGCCGAGTCGCGGAACCTCAAGGACCGGGTCAAGGTCCTGGCCAACAAGCTGAAGTTCGCCCAGGTGGCCCTTGATCCCGAGGACCAGCCGGCGCTTCAGCAGCTCCGCGGGATGCTGGTGGCGGTCCTGCGGGGCCAGATGGCCTTGGATGATGCCCGCCGGGGCCTCGAGGCCTGGGTCCAGGAGGCGGTCCCGTCACTCTATCGCATGGGGAAGTGGGTCCGGCAGATCCTGGCCATCCTGGGGAACATGGTCCAGCTGGAGGCCCAGCGGGCCGAGATCGCCGGCATGCGGGAGGCCGTGGTGGAGGAGCTTCGCGGGCTCTCGGTGGACGTGGAGGGGACCGTATGGTCGGGCGGCCGGGTGGTGATCCGGTGCGGGACCCTCGAGGAGGTCGTCCAGCCGCCGCCGGAGGTCGCCAAGGAGAAGGTCGAGATCCACCTGGTCTACGACCCGGACGTGAAGCGGCTGGTGGAGGCCTTCTGA
- the amrA gene encoding AmmeMemoRadiSam system protein A, which produces MSSEPLTPPERAELLRIAREAIAARFSGKKISLSFRKTPGLEQPRGAFVTLHRDGALRGCIGCFTTPRPLYETVAEMAISAAFKDPRFPPLQEAELAEVEIEISALTPLRRITDVEEIQVGTHGIYLSNGPFHGVLLPQVAVEYGWDRETFLDQTCRKAGLPPGCWRDPATEIHVFSAEIFSERTEGLVP; this is translated from the coding sequence ATGTCATCCGAGCCGTTGACCCCGCCGGAACGCGCCGAGCTCCTCCGCATCGCCCGGGAGGCCATCGCCGCCCGGTTCTCCGGGAAGAAGATCTCCCTCTCCTTCCGGAAGACCCCCGGCCTGGAACAACCCCGGGGGGCCTTCGTGACCCTGCACCGTGACGGGGCCCTCCGGGGCTGCATCGGCTGCTTCACCACCCCGCGGCCCCTCTACGAGACCGTGGCGGAGATGGCCATATCGGCCGCCTTCAAGGACCCGCGCTTTCCGCCCCTCCAGGAGGCGGAGCTGGCCGAGGTGGAGATCGAGATCTCCGCCCTCACTCCCCTCCGGCGCATCACCGACGTGGAAGAGATCCAGGTGGGCACCCACGGGATCTACCTCTCGAACGGCCCCTTCCACGGTGTCCTCCTGCCCCAGGTCGCCGTGGAATACGGCTGGGACAGGGAGACCTTCCTGGACCAGACCTGCCGGAAGGCGGGTCTTCCGCCCGGGTGCTGGCGGGACCCCGCCACCGAGATCCACGTCTTCTCCGCGGAGATCTTCAGCGAAAGGACCGAGGGCCTCGTCCCCTGA
- the aspS gene encoding aspartate--tRNA ligase: MESMHGLKRTHDCDSLTEAALGEEVVLMGWVHRRRDHGGLIFIDLRDRRGLTQVVFAPEVDAGSHQKAHGLRSEYVVAVRGLVRRRPEGMENPKIRTGMIEVACRELRILARARTPAFPLDEDGEIAETLRLKYRYLDLRRPYMVEGLALRHRVCQAMRRYLNDRDFLEVETPVLTRSTPEGARDYLVPSRVNPGRFYALPQSPQLYKQILMVGGIERYYQIARCFRDEDLRADRQPEFTQLDMEMSFVEEEDVMALVEGLMAAVFEEALGVRLEPPFPRLSYGDAMDRYGTDRPDTRYSLELRDLTDVARGCGFKVFREAAAGGGVVKAVNAAGMGDLSRREIDELTDYVSAFGARGLAWVKIREDGSWQSPIAKFFTDGERAAMGERLGAAPGDILFFGADRAETVHRVLGELRAELARRRGLIPEGTFSFVWVTDFPLLEYDEDEGRYVAVHHPFTAPREEDVERLADAPAAARARAYDLVLNGVEIGGGSIRVHTPELQARLFEVLSIPAAEAAEKFGFLLAALEHGAPPHGGIAFGLDRLVMLMAGRETIRDVIAFPKTQKAQCLLAEAPSPVSMAQLAELYLKPGWKAG, encoded by the coding sequence ATGGAATCCATGCACGGGCTGAAACGGACCCACGACTGCGACAGCCTCACCGAGGCCGCCCTGGGCGAGGAGGTCGTCCTCATGGGGTGGGTCCACCGGCGGCGGGACCACGGCGGGCTCATCTTCATCGACCTTCGCGACCGCCGCGGGCTCACCCAGGTGGTCTTCGCCCCGGAGGTGGACGCGGGCAGCCACCAGAAGGCCCACGGCCTGCGGAGTGAATACGTGGTGGCCGTCCGCGGCCTGGTCCGGCGCCGGCCCGAGGGCATGGAGAACCCGAAGATCCGGACCGGCATGATCGAGGTGGCCTGCCGGGAGCTGCGGATCCTCGCCCGGGCGCGGACGCCGGCCTTTCCCCTGGACGAGGACGGGGAGATCGCCGAGACCCTGCGTCTCAAGTACCGGTACCTGGACCTCCGGCGTCCTTACATGGTGGAGGGACTGGCCCTGCGCCACCGCGTCTGCCAGGCCATGCGCCGCTACCTGAACGACCGGGACTTCCTCGAGGTGGAGACCCCCGTGCTCACACGGAGCACCCCCGAGGGCGCCCGGGACTACCTCGTCCCGAGCCGGGTGAACCCCGGCCGTTTCTACGCCCTGCCGCAGAGCCCGCAGCTCTACAAGCAGATCCTCATGGTGGGGGGGATCGAGCGGTACTACCAGATCGCCCGGTGCTTCCGGGACGAAGACCTCCGGGCCGACCGGCAGCCCGAGTTCACGCAGCTCGACATGGAGATGAGCTTCGTGGAGGAGGAAGACGTCATGGCCCTGGTGGAGGGCCTCATGGCGGCGGTCTTCGAAGAGGCCTTGGGGGTGCGGCTCGAGCCGCCGTTCCCGCGCCTTTCCTACGGCGACGCCATGGACCGGTACGGAACGGACCGGCCCGATACGCGGTACAGCCTCGAGCTGCGGGACCTCACCGACGTGGCCCGCGGGTGCGGGTTCAAGGTCTTCCGGGAGGCGGCCGCCGGCGGCGGGGTGGTGAAGGCCGTCAACGCCGCGGGCATGGGGGATCTCTCCCGCCGGGAGATCGACGAGCTCACCGATTACGTCTCGGCCTTCGGGGCCCGGGGCCTGGCCTGGGTGAAGATCCGGGAGGACGGCTCCTGGCAGTCGCCCATCGCCAAGTTCTTCACCGACGGCGAGCGGGCCGCCATGGGGGAACGGCTCGGGGCCGCGCCCGGCGACATCCTCTTCTTCGGCGCCGACCGGGCCGAGACCGTGCACCGGGTGCTGGGGGAGCTTCGGGCGGAACTGGCCCGGCGGCGCGGCCTCATCCCGGAGGGCACCTTCAGCTTCGTCTGGGTCACCGACTTTCCGCTCCTCGAGTACGACGAGGACGAGGGACGCTACGTGGCCGTCCACCACCCCTTCACCGCCCCCCGGGAGGAAGACGTGGAGCGCCTTGCCGACGCCCCCGCCGCCGCCCGTGCCCGGGCCTACGACCTCGTCCTGAACGGCGTGGAGATCGGCGGCGGCAGCATCCGCGTCCACACCCCGGAACTCCAGGCCCGCCTCTTCGAGGTGCTTTCCATCCCGGCGGCGGAGGCGGCGGAGAAGTTCGGCTTCCTGCTCGCGGCCCTGGAGCACGGCGCCCCGCCCCACGGCGGGATCGCCTTCGGGCTGGACCGCCTGGTCATGCTCATGGCCGGGCGGGAGACCATCCGCGACGTCATCGCCTTTCCGAAGACCCAGAAGGCCCAGTGCCTCCTCGCCGAGGCCCCGTCCCCGGTGAGCATGGCCCAGCTGGCCGAGCTCTACCTGAAGCCCGGCTGGAAGGCGGGGTGA
- a CDS encoding acyltransferase yields the protein MSLNLKKIIRGFLDTLRRLYLRRVFGSVGPGSRVERWENLAKPRAIHIGSRVTIRRNARLEAVGPWDGATPRIRIGDGTVIMSHFHCGAAASVTIGRNVGIAERVLVTDHDHVFDHPHLPPALCPDLKAAPVVIGDGALIGAGCAVLKGVTIGERAVVGANAVVTRDVPPYTVVAGNPAREIRRFRPRAQAGAADTPPPA from the coding sequence ATGAGCCTCAACCTCAAAAAGATCATAAGGGGGTTCCTCGACACCCTCCGGCGCCTCTACCTCCGCCGGGTCTTCGGCTCGGTGGGGCCGGGCTCCCGGGTGGAACGGTGGGAGAACCTCGCCAAGCCCCGGGCCATCCACATCGGCAGCCGCGTCACCATCCGCCGAAACGCCCGCCTCGAGGCCGTGGGCCCGTGGGACGGCGCCACGCCCCGGATCCGGATCGGCGACGGAACGGTCATCATGTCCCACTTCCACTGCGGGGCGGCGGCCTCGGTGACCATCGGCCGAAACGTCGGCATCGCCGAGCGGGTCCTCGTCACCGACCACGACCACGTCTTCGACCACCCGCACCTCCCCCCGGCCCTCTGCCCCGACCTCAAGGCCGCCCCCGTGGTCATCGGGGACGGGGCCCTCATCGGGGCGGGGTGCGCCGTGCTCAAGGGCGTCACCATCGGGGAACGGGCCGTGGTGGGGGCCAACGCCGTGGTCACCCGCGACGTCCCCCCCTACACCGTGGTGGCGGGGAACCCGGCCCGGGAGATCCGGCGCTTCCGCCCGCGGGCCCAGGCGGGAGCCGCCGACACCCCCCCGCCCGCCTGA
- a CDS encoding radical SAM protein, whose product MNREPRREQGAVRKTWAGRVSIALIFPNTYAVGMANLGLQAVYRLLNRHDGLAAERVFRPPGGPSAPWISEESGRPLADFDLVLFSLSFEADYPGVPAALRASGIAPRAAERGGAAPLVLAGGVAAMINPEPVAPFLDAVLLGEFEAQSEVFARLAPHLANRDLSREERLHRLRADVPGTYVPALYRPRWTRDGRFAGFAPGAGIPIPVVPARADPGAGAAPATRVRSPDAAFGDMHMVELARGCGRGCRFCAAGFVYRPPRPWPAAAIRAALDARAEAGRVGLVGLEFLGRREVEEICEGLLREGISLGFSSLRADAVTPRFARLLAASGARVATLAPEAGSERLRRVLNKNLSEADLLRAADALAGAGIPNLKLYLMLGLPTETEADVRAAADLVERIREVLLAHGRRRGRLGRITVTAASFVPKAWTPFQWAAFDPGGCLARHRRLLSRLVGPIPNVRLRLDSMREARLQAVLSRGDRRLAPVLERVAGGQAFAKALSAEGLRADLYTRERSRDEPFPWEIAGHGVRRAYLLAEWDRAHREKSTPFCRPAGCSRCGACGDRPGGVRGRP is encoded by the coding sequence ATGAACCGGGAGCCCCGCCGCGAGCAGGGCGCGGTCCGAAAGACCTGGGCCGGCCGCGTCTCCATCGCCCTCATCTTTCCCAACACCTACGCGGTGGGGATGGCGAATCTCGGCCTCCAGGCCGTCTACCGGCTCCTGAACCGCCACGACGGCCTGGCGGCGGAGCGGGTCTTCCGGCCGCCGGGAGGCCCCTCCGCCCCCTGGATCTCCGAGGAATCGGGTCGCCCCCTCGCCGATTTCGACCTCGTTCTCTTCTCCCTGAGCTTCGAGGCGGACTACCCCGGGGTGCCGGCGGCGCTCCGGGCCTCGGGGATCGCGCCCCGGGCCGCCGAGCGGGGCGGGGCCGCCCCCTTGGTCCTGGCCGGCGGGGTGGCGGCCATGATCAACCCGGAGCCCGTGGCCCCGTTCCTGGACGCCGTGCTCCTGGGGGAGTTCGAGGCCCAGTCGGAGGTCTTCGCCCGGCTGGCGCCGCACCTGGCGAACCGGGATCTTTCCCGGGAGGAACGGCTGCACCGGCTTCGGGCCGATGTGCCGGGGACCTACGTCCCCGCCCTCTACCGCCCCAGGTGGACTCGGGATGGGCGCTTCGCCGGGTTCGCGCCCGGGGCCGGTATCCCCATTCCCGTGGTTCCGGCCAGGGCGGACCCGGGGGCCGGGGCCGCGCCGGCCACCCGGGTCCGCAGCCCGGACGCCGCCTTCGGGGACATGCACATGGTGGAACTGGCCCGCGGGTGCGGGCGGGGGTGCCGTTTCTGCGCCGCCGGCTTCGTCTACCGTCCGCCCCGTCCCTGGCCGGCCGCGGCCATCCGAGCGGCCCTGGACGCCCGGGCGGAGGCCGGGCGGGTGGGGCTCGTGGGCCTCGAGTTCCTGGGCCGCCGCGAGGTGGAGGAGATCTGCGAGGGGCTCCTGCGGGAGGGGATCTCCCTGGGGTTCTCCTCCCTGCGGGCCGACGCGGTGACGCCGCGTTTCGCCCGGCTGCTCGCAGCCTCCGGGGCCCGGGTCGCCACCCTCGCCCCGGAGGCCGGCTCGGAGCGGCTCCGGCGCGTCCTCAACAAGAACCTCTCGGAGGCGGACCTCCTCCGGGCCGCGGATGCCCTGGCCGGGGCCGGCATCCCCAACCTCAAGCTCTACCTCATGCTGGGGCTGCCCACCGAGACCGAGGCGGACGTCCGGGCCGCCGCGGACCTGGTGGAACGCATCCGGGAGGTGCTCCTCGCCCACGGCCGCCGCCGGGGGCGCCTGGGCCGCATCACCGTGACCGCCGCCTCCTTCGTGCCGAAGGCCTGGACCCCTTTCCAGTGGGCCGCCTTCGATCCCGGGGGGTGCCTGGCCCGCCACCGGCGCCTCCTCTCCCGCCTCGTCGGTCCGATCCCCAACGTCCGGCTCCGGCTCGACTCCATGCGGGAGGCCCGGCTCCAGGCGGTCCTCAGCCGCGGCGACCGGCGGCTCGCCCCGGTCCTGGAGCGGGTGGCCGGCGGCCAGGCCTTCGCAAAGGCATTATCGGCGGAGGGCCTTCGTGCCGATCTCTATACCAGGGAACGCTCCCGGGACGAGCCCTTCCCATGGGAAATCGCCGGTCACGGGGTGCGGCGCGCCTATCTCCTGGCGGAATGGGACCGGGCGCACCGCGAGAAATCCACCCCGTTCTGCCGGCCCGCGGGCTGCAGCCGTTGCGGTGCCTGCGGTGACCGGCCCGGCGGCGTGCGCGGCAGGCCATGA
- a CDS encoding MotA/TolQ/ExbB proton channel family protein produces MDIGTVVGLVSGLVLILSAIVLGGDVMGFVDVPSVLIVVGGSMGATFIRFTLGDLINSINVAMKAFFVKVQPPEDIIRELVTLSNIARKEGLLKLEKQPINDEFLKKAIMYCVDGHDAEFIQEVLDKEIDLTLERHDLGQGIFRSLGDAAPAFGMIGTLIGLVKMLGNMKDPASIGPSMAVALLTTLYGAIIANLMALPIADKLRRRSQEEELNKRLVVEGVLGLQKGLNPRVLEELLKTFLPPKQREGE; encoded by the coding sequence ATGGATATCGGAACCGTAGTCGGCCTCGTCTCGGGCCTCGTCCTCATCCTCTCGGCCATCGTCCTCGGCGGAGACGTGATGGGCTTCGTGGACGTCCCCTCGGTCCTCATCGTGGTGGGGGGGTCCATGGGCGCCACGTTCATCCGTTTCACCCTGGGCGACCTCATCAACAGCATCAACGTGGCCATGAAGGCCTTCTTCGTGAAGGTCCAGCCCCCGGAGGACATCATCCGGGAGCTGGTGACCCTCTCCAACATCGCCCGCAAGGAAGGCCTCCTCAAGCTCGAGAAGCAGCCCATCAACGACGAGTTCCTCAAGAAGGCCATCATGTACTGCGTCGACGGCCACGACGCCGAGTTCATCCAGGAGGTCCTCGACAAGGAGATCGACCTCACCCTCGAGCGCCACGACCTCGGCCAGGGAATCTTCCGCTCCCTGGGCGACGCCGCCCCGGCCTTCGGGATGATCGGCACCCTGATCGGCCTCGTGAAGATGCTGGGAAACATGAAGGACCCGGCCAGCATCGGCCCCTCCATGGCCGTCGCCCTCCTCACCACCCTCTACGGCGCCATCATCGCCAACCTCATGGCGCTGCCCATCGCCGACAAGCTCCGGCGCCGCAGCCAGGAGGAAGAACTCAACAAGCGGCTCGTGGTGGAGGGGGTGCTCGGCCTCCAAAAGGGCCTGAATCCAAGGGTGCTCGAGGAGCTCCTCAAGACCTTCCTCCCGCCCAAGCAGCGGGAAGGCGAGTAG
- a CDS encoding OmpA family protein, translating into MPKKTEEAGAPKWMVTFGDLMSLLLCFFVLLLSFSTMDPAMFKEVSGSLKEAFGVQREEYHPDLPKGLDIVSREFAATFNVDVLLEKIRSAIMLELIKGEIDIEALDDRVILRLDNEITFPPGRATLKPAARAYLDKIRRIIEEVPGEVLVAGHTDDVPLRGGRYPSNWSLSAARASSVVEYLLAKGTIAPNRMAATGYGPSRPRYPNDTPEHRAANRRVEIIFMQPTQLEDLEVAPITEKGFREQEMMPPLKPEG; encoded by the coding sequence ATGCCAAAGAAGACCGAGGAGGCCGGGGCACCGAAATGGATGGTCACCTTCGGGGACCTCATGTCCCTCCTGCTCTGCTTCTTCGTACTGCTGCTCTCCTTCTCCACCATGGACCCGGCCATGTTCAAGGAGGTCTCGGGCTCCCTCAAGGAGGCCTTCGGGGTCCAGCGGGAGGAGTACCACCCCGACCTCCCCAAGGGCCTCGACATCGTCTCCCGGGAGTTCGCCGCCACCTTCAACGTGGACGTCCTGCTCGAGAAGATCCGCTCCGCCATCATGCTGGAGCTCATCAAGGGGGAGATCGACATCGAGGCCCTGGACGACCGGGTGATCCTCCGGCTCGACAACGAGATCACCTTCCCGCCGGGCCGGGCCACCCTGAAGCCGGCGGCCCGGGCCTACCTGGACAAGATCCGGCGCATCATCGAGGAGGTCCCCGGAGAGGTCCTGGTGGCGGGCCATACCGACGACGTGCCCCTTCGGGGCGGCCGGTACCCGAGCAACTGGAGCCTGTCGGCCGCCCGGGCCTCCAGCGTGGTGGAGTATCTCCTCGCCAAGGGCACCATCGCGCCGAACCGGATGGCCGCCACGGGTTACGGACCGAGCCGCCCCCGCTATCCCAACGACACCCCGGAGCACCGGGCGGCCAACCGCCGGGTGGAAATCATCTTCATGCAGCCGACCCAGCTCGAGGATCTCGAGGTGGCCCCCATCACGGAGAAGGGCTTCCGGGAGCAGGAGATGATGCCGCCCCTCAAGCCGGAAGGATGA
- a CDS encoding PilZ domain-containing protein, with protein sequence MNSEDRRSHIRIHDQVLLAWRPITREAFEGIMQAFREGRTTPWSECTRAYEFPKIDAPLKRLREKDPALAAVVEILDQKLTMLLNRLARPEEDECEAKPHLVDISGVGIAFQSDEAIPVGQVLEMDLGLLPSHTFMRLYGEVLRCDRESGGAPYAVAVKFIWIAEDDLDRLIEHIFQRQVLQLRLRRQQQEAD encoded by the coding sequence ATGAACAGCGAAGACCGCCGAAGCCACATCCGCATCCACGACCAGGTCCTCCTGGCCTGGCGGCCCATCACCCGGGAGGCATTCGAGGGCATCATGCAGGCCTTCCGGGAGGGAAGGACCACGCCCTGGTCGGAATGCACCCGGGCCTACGAGTTTCCCAAGATCGACGCCCCCCTGAAGCGCCTTCGGGAGAAAGACCCCGCCCTGGCCGCGGTGGTGGAGATCCTGGACCAGAAGCTCACGATGCTCCTGAACCGGCTGGCCCGGCCCGAAGAGGACGAATGCGAGGCCAAGCCCCACCTCGTGGACATCAGCGGGGTCGGAATCGCCTTCCAGAGCGACGAGGCCATCCCCGTCGGCCAGGTCCTCGAGATGGACCTCGGCCTGCTGCCGAGCCACACCTTCATGCGGCTCTACGGCGAGGTGCTCCGGTGCGACCGGGAGAGCGGTGGCGCCCCCTACGCGGTGGCGGTGAAGTTCATCTGGATCGCCGAGGACGACCTGGACCGCCTCATCGAACACATCTTCCAGCGCCAGGTGCTCCAGCTCCGGCTCCGGCGCCAGCAACAGGAAGCGGACTAG